A portion of the Cryptomeria japonica chromosome 5, Sugi_1.0, whole genome shotgun sequence genome contains these proteins:
- the LOC131031356 gene encoding uncharacterized protein LOC131031356, protein MDSEQFKKLQSSGKHERMGSYGEKEIKRKRTDDGEDDEVQQFFALVDRIQAMHRHFRQKQVNPVSAELVSSMEENVGANIIKRESIWKPSFEPEDFSYLYSNVHPSAQSESTSCMNNSATASGASKQLDRGTDKSMPTERFDLNVEPAS, encoded by the coding sequence ATGGATTCTGAGCAGTTCAAGAAATTGCAGTCTAGTGGAAAGCATGAGCGCATGGGAAGCTATGGAGAAAAGGAGATCAAACGAAAACGGACAGATGATGGTGAAGATGATGAAGTCCAACAATTTTTCGCTTTGGTGGATAGAATCCAAGCGATGCACAGACATTTTAGACAGAAGCAAGTGAACCCTGTTTCTGCAGAGTTGGTGTCTTCAATGGAAGAAAATGTGGGTGCTAATATTATCAAACGTGAATCAATCTGGAAGCCTTCATTTGAACCAGAGGACTTTTCTTATCTGTATTCAAACGTTCACCCTTCTGCACAAAGTGAATCCACTTCATGTATGAACAACAGTGCAACAGCTTCTGGTGCATCCAAACAGCTAGATCGTGGAACTGATAAATCTATGCCTACAGAGAGATTTGATTTAAATGTAGAGCCAGCTTCATAA